The following proteins are encoded in a genomic region of Drosophila willistoni isolate 14030-0811.24 chromosome 3R, UCI_dwil_1.1, whole genome shotgun sequence:
- the LOC6650450 gene encoding protein chibby homolog 1, which yields MQFADCCCPQSPVDSLPPCLQLSLMMPLFNKKFESKPIPARQNRCNIGHPVVTEDLDDFRHISLNLGNKELRFADGIWMHSSRKGDVDDMLRLNKKFRALEEENNMCNLKIEVMLDLLAEHATELNELKPTKDK from the exons ATGCAATTCGCAGATTGCTGCTGTCCGCAGTCACCGGTTGACAGTTTGCCACCCTGCTTGCAG TTATCCCTCATGATGCCGCTGTTCAACAAGAAATTCGAATCAAAACCCATCCCGGCACGACAGAATCGCTGTAATATTGGTCATCCTGTTGTCACGGAGGATCTGGATGACTTTCGTCACATCTCGTTGAATTTGGGCAACAAGGAGTTGCGTTTTGCCGATGGCATTTGGATGCATTCCTCACGTAAAGGCGATGTGGATGACATGCTGCGTTTGAACAAGAAATTCCGTGCCCTGGAGGAGGAGAACAATATGTGTAATCTGAAAATTGAAGTCATGTTGGATTTGCTGGCCGAACATGCCACAGAGCTGAATGAATTGAAACCAACCAAGGACAAGTAG
- the LOC6650451 gene encoding uncharacterized protein LOC6650451 — MGLLKIMSLWLIGPLICGLCLADGYFVDYTENTELIQQRAGYDVKLQCDLRGLVDERKLADIKIHWYFKQCSDNNCYQLETAEDWTALPCQPSLCRPELWLRNVTERYSGLYKCTINPHIWDAGQAVDVQLVRTYQLDVKNSSLAAPEFLDSYPSNKTAREDSRVVFQCRVHSEEHPTIKWFRRRSYVGSVPIADTQTTSNFSARIVRYNGRTYELLFTAPEKLISPQIYLSKLILNGIRPRDAGFYACVAISYRGHKIREAYLDVLEDVYWSNYDDNEEVVGGTSDPREFYLLFLMPLGLALLPISVWCGYLIYKRCSRHGECQRMDQQYSDEDLERCVLGGNC; from the exons ATGGGCTTACTGAAGATAATGAGCTTATGGCTAATTGGCCCATTGATATGTGGCCTATGTTTAGCTGATGGTTACTTTGTCGATTATACAG AAAACACGGAGCTGATACAGCAACGCGCTGGCTATGATGTCAAATTGCAATGTGATCTCCGGGGTCTGGTTGATGAACGCAAATTGGCTGACATTAAGATACATTGGTACTTTAAG CAATGCAGCGACAACAATTGCTACCAGTTGGAAACCGCCGAAGACTGGACAGCACTGCCCTGTCAACCGAGTCTGTGTCGTCCGGAATTATGGTTACGCAATGTCACGGAACGTTACTCTGGTCTCTATAAGTGCACCATTAATCCGCATATATGGGATGCTGGACAGGCGGTGGATGTGCAATTGGTGCGCACCTATCAATTGGATGTGAAAA ATAGTTCTTTGGCTGCTCCAGAGTTTCTGGATTCATATCCTAGCAATAAGACAGCTCGGGAGGACAGTCGAGTGGTGTTCCAGTGTCGTGTACATAGTGAAGAGCATCCTACAATTAAATGGTTTCGTCGTCGTTCATATGTGGGATCGGTGCCCATTGCTGATACCCAAACGACATCCAATTTCAGTGCTCGGATTGTTCGTTACAATGGAAGGACATACGAGTTGTTGTTCACAGCGCCAGAGAAATTAATCAGTCCACAGATCTATCTAAGTAAACTCATTCTCAATGGCATACGGCCAAGAGATGCTGGCTTCTATGCCTGTGTGGCCATCAGTTATCGTGGCCATAAGATTCGAGAGGCCTATTTGGATGTACTCGAAGATGTCTATTGGAGCAATTACGATGACAACGAGGAGGTTGTGGGCGGCACAAGTGATCCTCGtgaattttatttactatTCCTTATGCCTCTGGGTCTGGCCCTATTGCCCATCAGTGTCTGGTGTGGTTATCTGATATATAAACGCTGCTCTCGACACGGTGAATGCCAGCGCATGGATCAACAATACTCGGATGAAGATTTGGAACGCTGTGTCCTTGGTGGCAATTGTTGA
- the LOC6650449 gene encoding CAP-Gly domain-containing linker protein 1: FSGFSHSSSSGGAEVALGVEQLLTDTNNDLKNFREEQSQLRAQVSAVLEENQRLTSELGKYRESMRTGNADEMHKRLRLTGEALTKAIKQVDALRKERMSLVTMQECSQRTIENMELEIKHYRAQLNLSGDDKLKEKYTRTVKLLEERINAQQEELKNQSEMIKALHEHKQKSGDQLEKLQSKIKEQAQNARVIDESQNKIVHLQKQIKEYEKSLNHTRNLLIESTKRETTAMRKVQDAIQLSEAAVEAKESAEKRAESYKEEAAQLATNIGCIMEEAAKRVDTEVDQLKAKLMDKDKSLATLREKFQKDVKEYKDAVKMLETRNTRLEMKYKEALQQNEKLAAEVESSCKRLNKLERCATSEELIQERTKKDYDSRIKKYLEAHRDIKLKYKAALDDLTEKFEKVIYQLKLDNANLVAENQTLKSGAAGDFIRQPYQQSQ; encoded by the exons ttctccgGCTTTTCACACTCGTCGAGCAGCGGTGGAGCGGAAGTGGCCCTTGGTGTGGAACAATTGCTGACGGACACGAATAACGATTTGAAAAACTTTCGCGAAGAGCAATCTCAGCTACGTGCCCAGGTAAGCGCTGTACTCGAAGAGAATCAGCGTCTGACCAGTGAACTGGGGAAATATAGGGAATCCATGCGTACAGGGAATGCGGATGAAATGCATAAGCGTCTTCGTTTAACCGGTGAAGCCCTAACCAAGGCCATTAAACAGGTCGATGCCCTGCGCAAGGAGCGCATGAGTCTTGTGACCATGCAGGAATGCTCTCAAAGGACCATTGAGAACATGGAGCTGGAGATTAAACACTATCGTGCCCAGCTAAATTTATCGGGCGATGACAAG CTCAAGGAGAAATACACCAGGACGGTTAAATTGTTGGAGGAAAGAATCAATGCCCAGCAAGAGGAGCTAAAAAATCAGTCCGAGATGATCAAAGCATTGCATGAGCACAAGCAAAAAAGTGGCGACCAATTAGAGAAACTGCAATCGAAGATTAAGGAACAAGCTCAGAATGCACGCGTCATCGATGAGagtcaaaacaaaattgtgcACTTACAGAAGCAAATCAAAGAGTATGAGAAATCGTTGAATCACACTCGAAATTTGCTAATCGAAAGCACCAAGCGGGAGACAACGGCTATGCGTAAAGTTCAGGATGCCATCCAACTGAGTGAGGCGGCAGTGGAGGCCAAGGAGAGCGCCGAGAAACGGGCCGAAAGCTATAAAGAGGAAGCCGCTCAATTGGCCACCAATATAGGCTGCATTATGGAGGAAGCCGCCAAACGTGTCGACACTGAAGTGGATCAGCTGAAAGCCAAACTGATGGACAAGGATAAATCTCTGGCCACCCTGCGAGAGAAA TTCCAAAAGGATGTCAAAGAATACAAGGATGCTGTGAAAATGCTGGAAACGCGTAACACTCGCCTGGAAATGAAATATAAAGAGGCCTTGCAACAAAATGAGAAACTTGCCGCCGAAGTGGAAAGCAGTTGCAAGCGTCTAAATAAACTGGAACGTTGTGCCACCAGTGAGGAACTTATTCAGGAAAGGAC CAAAAAGGATTACGATAGTCgtatcaaaaaatatttggaGGCTCACAgagatataaaattaaaatataaagctGCATTGGATGATCTTACGGAAAAATTCGAAAAAGTAATCTATCAACTCAAATTGGATAATGCTAATTTGGTGGCCGAAAATCAAACGCTTAAAAGTGGAGCTGCCGGTGACTTTATAAGGCAGCCGTATCAACAGTCACAATAA
- the LOC6650452 gene encoding uncharacterized protein LOC6650452 — MSEPGHTNGFLEYYEYIMPGTYQYPVALNTQTFNAYLGDDDFMMSSYVPVANTVAYMPSPSPYGIISYFNELPCPQRAVYVVQEEDVHVREEPIGMHLQYNQLVQATAQKPTLTMDDDEDDQVEDDGDMDNYQEQQEQPLHPNLSQCISPEITTETMDKNERKPKTQGKRKRIYQAEQGYLVEEPSSEPSDEVIE, encoded by the coding sequence ATGTCGGAGCCTGGACACACTAATGGATTTCTTGAGTATTATGAATATATTATGCCCGGAACTTATCAATATCCTGTGGCATTAAACACGCAAACATTCAATGCCTATTTGGGGGATGACGATTTTATGATGTCCTCGTATGTGCCAGTTGCCAATACAGTTGCATATATGCCGAGTCCAAGTCCATATGGAATAATTTCCTATTTCAACGAACTGCCTTGTCCTCAGCGAGCAGTTTATGTGGTACAGGAAGAGGATGTTCATGTAAGGGAAGAGCCAATAGGGATGCATTTGCAATATAATCAATTGGTCCAGGCGACTGCCCAAAAACCGACTCTCACTatggatgatgatgaggatgaccAAGTAGAAGACGATGGCGATATGGACAATTATCaggagcagcaggagcagcccCTTCATCCTAATCTAAGCCAATGCATTAGCCCTGAAATTACAACAGAAACAATGGACAAGAATGAAAGGAAGCCAAAGACTCAAGGCAAACGCAAACGCATCTATCAGGCTGAACAGGGTTATCTGGTCGAGGAACCATCAAGCGAACCATCCGACGAAGTTATAGAATAA
- the LOC6650448 gene encoding vacuolar-sorting protein SNF8 — protein MRRRVGLGAIQQQKLAAEKYKDKGTDLQESQLEQMTKQMEVFRGKLEEFAMKHKEDIKKNSQFRKQFQEMCAAIGVDPLATGKGFWSVLGMGDFYYELGVQVVEVCLAANHKTGGLMELGELRRRLIAARGQSQVHQEITKEDILMAAKKLSIFGNGFVVHKLGKGKYIVQSIPGELSMEETNILNAASNTEQGCVTQSQLINDLGWTDYRAKQSLDKVVGEGLCWIDRQNDDEPSYWFPSLFPGRNSIAVGAS, from the exons atgcGACGCCGCGTTGGCTTAGGAGCCATCCAGCAGCAGAAATTGGCTGCCGAAAAATACAAGGACAAGGGAACTGATTTGCAGGAATCCCAATTGGAGCAGATGACCAAACAGATGGAGGTTTTCCGTGGCAAACTGGAAGAATTCGCCATGAAACACAAAGAggatataaaaaagaattcGCAGTTTCGTAAGCAATTCCAGGAAATGTGTGCCGCAATTGGAGTTGATCCATTGGCCACAGGCAAGGGGTTCTGGAGTGTACTCGGCATGGGTGATTTCTACTATGAGCTGGGTGTTCAGGTGGTGGAAGTGTGCCTGGCAGCGAATCACAAAACAGGTGGCCTCATGGAATTGGGAGAGCTGCGTCGACGTTTAATAGCCGCCCGTGGACAGAGTCAAGTGCATCAGGAGATTACCAAAGAAGACATATTGATGGCAGCCAAAAAACTCTCAATCTTTGGAAATGG TTTCGTTGTCCACAAACTGGGAAAGGGCAAGTACATAGTGCAATCGATCCCTGGAGAGTTGAGTATGGAGGAGACAAATATTCTAAATGCTGCATCAAATACAGAACAAGGCTGCGTTACACAATCTCAACTTATCAACGATCTAGG TTGGACCGACTACCGCGCCAAACAATCCTTGGACAAAGTTGTTGGTGAGGGTCTCTGCTGGATTGACAGGCAAAATGATGATGAGCCTAGCTATTGGTTTCCCAGTTTATTTCCCGGCCGCAATTCTATTGCCGTTGGTGCTTCTTAA
- the LOC6650453 gene encoding lysosomal acid phosphatase, whose translation MPPLDCKSRRGTKISVIILGSALCFVMMAYFVFGDSNDEQGLRNLRMISILFRHGAKNPSGFYPHDPHAAHDWQGGIGALTPKGSLQAYNLGRNLRMRYYRLLPSNSIYTQQQVHVLSSAAERCVMSAQSVLAGFMPPLENNNVLPIPWQPVAVNTLARNDDILLAQKKPCLKYDNILQKLYKFPPPDLQKLNEENKELYKLLTKNTGKNISNVLDVELLYGTLKTEEEASLVLPDWTENIYPEEIRPLAERSYVLFTETNLMKRIKGGAFLTEILNKMQNKRKRNLNPDRKIFLYAGHDVTLVNVMNSLGILDQTAKLPEYASALVFELHHSKSFSNADFEVKLVYYYNSEDKFPKELTIPNCDAPCSLTQFEDSLKSLLLDKYDETCENHAPDCKN comes from the exons ATGCCGCCCTTAGACTGTAAATCACGACGGGGCACCAAAATATCCGTCATCATTTTGGGAAGTGCCCTGTGCTTTGTAATGATGGcttattttgtatttggagACAGCAATGACGAACAAGGCTTGAGAAATCTACGCATGATATCCATT CTGTTTCGCCATGGCGCCAAGAATCCAAGTGGTTTCTATCCACACGATCCTCATGCGGCTCATGACTGGCAGGGCGGCATTGGTGCCCTTACACCG AAGGGCAGCTTGCAAGCTTATAATCTGGGCCGGAATCTACGCATGCGCTACTATCGTCTATTGCCATCGAATAGTATATACACACAGCAACAGGTGCATGTACTTAGCTCCGCTGCAGAGCGCTGTGTG ATGAGCGCACAAAGCGTTTTGGCAGGTTTTATGCCACCGCTGGAGAATAACAATGTGTTGCCCATACCCTGGCAGCCGGTGGCTGTAAATACTCTGGCTCGCAATGATGACATT TTACTGGCCCAGAAGAAACCCTGTCTCAAGTATGATAATATATTGCAAAAACTGTATAAGTTTCCACCACCGGATTTGCAAAAACTTAACGAAGAGAACAAAGAACTCTACAAATTGCTTACGAAAAATACAGGCAAG AATATTTCTAATGTTCTTGATGTGGAGCTTCTCTATGGCACACTGAAAACTGAAGAGGAGGCCAGTTTGGTATTGCCCGATTGGACAGAGAATATCTATCCGGAGGAGATACGTCCATTGGCTGAACGTAGTTATGTGCTCTTTACCGAAACGAATCTAATGAAGCGGATTAAGGGCGGGGCATTTTTAACCGAAATTCTAAATAAGATGCAAAACAAACGAAAGAGAAATTTAAATCCAGATCgcaaaatatttctatatgcTGGCCACGATGTTACCTTGGTCAATGTCATGAACTCTTTGGGTATATTGGATCAAACCGCTAAATTGCCGGAATATGCTTCTGCTTTAGTATTTGAGCTTCATCATAGCAAATCGTTTAGTAATGCTGATTTTGAAGTCAAG tTGGTTTACTACTACAATAGCGAAGATAAGTTCCCCAAGGAGCTAACCATACCAAATTGTGATGCTCCCTGCTCCTTGACGCAATTCGAAGACTCTCTGAAGTCATTGTTACTGGATAAATACGATGAAACATGCGAGAATCATGCTCCGGATTGCAAAAATTGA